Proteins encoded in a region of the Planococcus citri chromosome 1, ihPlaCitr1.1, whole genome shotgun sequence genome:
- the LOC135839041 gene encoding glucose dehydrogenase [FAD, quinone]-like — protein MLLHLLSICCILAHKVTSEPTYPADFSSNLCENDIPFHFIVVGAGSAGSTLAVRLSEVETWNVLLLERGDDQLGDHTDMPWNWIHNLKTDMDYDYQSEPDENLFKGLENQVSSIARGKASGGGSTINAQLFLRGSRKDYDDWRDLGCEGWDYESVLPYFKKMEDYRGRTYNPAYHGRGGPLTVSTLHAVDPVVPVFLQAFAETNLTYVPDLNGDFRAGFGFPDSTTRDGRRCSTFKAYTPLAKSRKNFFFARNVFVRKVIIEEKTKTATGVEVSLANGKTCSINVLKEVILSTGTIASPQLLMLSGIGPKPHLESLGIPVIADLPVGQNYHDHPGFMGMILTDRINRSTAQIQAESIKMINDFKDLTEQKLGTIGLSTPQAFINTLNDDSPQPDIQLIIARIPYQSLYQTRNKKSALHNLYGMSEKTSDLFAQWINKTDVLLMILVICQGKSRGFIELKSTNPEDGPKIHPNLLGTQEDIDKMLRGVHYLQKFAKTEAVVKAGLELQRIDYEACKEYDFESDDYWKCAFNQILTGFYHPVGSVKMGAENDPSAVLNPRLNVKQIRNLRVVDGSAIPQIVSVNINPSIIVLAEKAADIIKEDYGKIQNTCLNDSCF, from the exons atg ttGTTGCATTTACTCTCTATTTGTTGCATTTTGGCTCACAAAGTCACCTCAGAACCGACCTATCCGGCAGATTTCTCATCTAATTTATGCGAAAATGATATCCCTTTCCATTTCATCGTCGTAGGCGCCGGAAGCGCCGGATCAACATTGGCAGTGCGTCTGAGCGAGGTAGAAACATGGAACGTGTTACTTTTAGAACGAGGCGACGACCAGCTCGGCGATCACACAGACATGCCGTGGAACTGGATCCATAATTTGAAAACCGATATGGATTACGATTACCAATCAGAACCGGATGAAAACCTATTCAAAGGATTGGAAAACCAAGTTAGTTCGATAGCGAGAGGTAAAGCGAGCGGTGGAGGGTCTACTATAAACGCTCAACTATTCTTACGAGGGTCTCGAAAAGATTACGATGACTGGAGAGATCTAGGATGCGAAGGTTGGGATTACGAGTCAGTGTtaccttatttcaaaaaaatggaagattACAGGGGTAGAACTTACAATCCTGCTTATCATGGTAGAGGAGGTCCTCTTACTGTATCAACTTTACACGCAGTCGACCCAGTTGTGCCAGTttttttgcaagcttttgcAGAAACAAACTTGACCTACGTGCCTGATTTGAACGGCGATTTTAGAGCCGGGTTCGGGTTCCCAGATAGTACTACGAGGGATGGTCGACGATGCAGCACTTTCAAAGCCTATACACCTTTGGCAAAATCcaggaaaaatttctttttcgcTAGAAACGTTTTCGTAAGGAAAGTAATAATCGAAGAGAAAACCAAAACTGCTACAGGTGTCGAAGTCTCATTAGCCAATGGTAAAACTTGTTCGATTAATGTTCTCAAAGAAGTTATTCTATCAACAGGCACTATAGCATCGCCTCAACTCCTTATGCTATCAGGTATTGGTCCAAAACCCCATCTCGAATCATTAGGTATACCGGTAATAGCTGATTTACCAGTGGGTCAAAATTACCACGACCATCCTGGTTTCATGGGTATGATTTTGACCGATCGAATCAATCGTTCGACAGCTCAAATTCAAGCCGAATCTATAAAAATGATCAACGATTTCAAAGATCTGACCGAACAAAAACTAGGCACTATTGGCCTATCCACACCCCAAGCTTTTATCAACACCCTAAACGACGATTCGCCTCAGCCTGATATTCAACTCATTATAGCCAGAATTCCTTATCAATCTTTGTACCAAACTCGGAATAAAAAAAGCGCCTTGCATAATTTATACGGCATGTCTGAAAAAACCAGTGATTTATTCGCCCAGTGGATCAATAAAACTGACGTTTTACTCATGATATTAGTCATTTGTCAAGGTAAAAGTAGAGGTTTCATCGAACTGAAATCGACGAATCCCGAAGATGGCCCAAAAATACACCCGAATCTCTTAGGCACGCAAGAGGATATCGATAAAATGCTCAGAGGAGTTCATTATCttcagaaattcgccaaaaccGAAGCTGTCGTGAAAGCTGGTTTGGAATTACAACGTATCGATTACGAGGCTTGCAAAGAATACGATTTCGAAAGCGACGATTATTGGAAATGCGCTTTTAATCAAATTCTAACTGGATTTTATCATCCTGTAGGTAGTGTTAAAATGGGAGCTGAAAATGACCCTTCGGCTGTGTTAAATCCTCGTTTAAATGTTAAACAAATACGTAATTTACGTGTGGTCGATGGAAGTGCCATACCTCAAATTGTTTCCGTCAATATTAACCCTAGTATAATAGTGTTAGCTGAGAAAGCAGCTGATATAATTAAAGAGGATTATGGAAAAATTCAGAATACGTGTTTGAATGATTCTTGTTTTTAG